A window from Listeria seeligeri serovar 1/2b str. SLCC3954 encodes these proteins:
- a CDS encoding COX15/CtaA family protein, producing the protein MKKFLKVWSVLTIICMTVVVFGGALVTKTGSADGCGNSWPLCNGQLVRLTDVTPEKLIEFMHRMTTGISSIFVIVLAICAWIYMKDRRETKPLAIVAVLFLIIQALMGMAAVVWGQNPYIMALHFGISIICYASIVLLALMIFEVDRKFDARNLVMGTKLRINIYALTIYTYLAVYTGALVRHEKASMAVPVWPFENGKFIMPDSVQDYVQYFHRLAAFILIVWLLYITWLVFRDYRRYRVLTFSMVLSLVFIALQAVTGALSVYTGVNLYIALAHSLIITMLFALLCYLCLLASRSKSNRLRIK; encoded by the coding sequence ATGAAGAAATTCTTGAAAGTTTGGTCTGTTTTAACGATTATTTGTATGACTGTTGTCGTGTTTGGCGGCGCACTTGTAACAAAGACTGGTTCAGCAGATGGTTGTGGCAATAGTTGGCCGTTATGTAATGGACAATTAGTTCGCCTAACCGATGTTACACCTGAAAAATTAATTGAATTCATGCACCGAATGACAACGGGGATTAGTTCTATTTTTGTTATCGTTCTTGCCATTTGTGCTTGGATTTATATGAAGGATCGTCGGGAAACAAAACCATTAGCGATTGTTGCTGTGTTGTTTCTAATAATCCAAGCACTCATGGGGATGGCGGCTGTTGTTTGGGGACAAAATCCGTATATCATGGCGTTGCACTTCGGTATTTCGATTATTTGTTACGCATCTATCGTGTTACTGGCGTTAATGATTTTTGAAGTCGACCGAAAATTCGATGCTAGAAATCTGGTGATGGGCACAAAACTCCGAATCAATATATACGCGCTAACGATTTATACTTATTTAGCCGTTTATACTGGAGCGCTTGTTCGTCATGAGAAAGCTAGTATGGCCGTTCCGGTTTGGCCATTTGAAAACGGTAAATTTATCATGCCTGATTCCGTGCAAGATTATGTACAATATTTCCACCGATTAGCCGCATTCATCTTAATTGTTTGGCTGCTGTATATCACTTGGCTAGTTTTCCGCGACTACAGAAGATACCGTGTGTTGACTTTTAGTATGGTCTTATCGCTTGTATTCATTGCTCTTCAAGCAGTTACTGGTGCGTTATCGGTATATACAGGAGTGAACTTATATATCGCACTAGCACATAGTTTAATTATTACCATGCTATTCGCCTTGTTGTGTTATTTATGTTTACTCGCATCGAGAAGCAAAAGCAATCGACTACGAATCAAATAA